In the genome of Bacteroidota bacterium, the window ACCGGCCACCGTCCCGCAACGCAAGTTGTTATAGTTCGCCGCGCTTCATGGATTCGACTGCATAGTCGCAAGCGCGGGCAGTGAGGGCCATATAGGTAATGGAAGGGTTCTGACACGCAGACGAGGTCATGCAGGCACCGTCGGTGACAAACAGGTTCGGGACATCGTGCGCCTGATTCCATCCATTTAGCACAGAGTCTTTCGGATCGCGTCCCATACGCGCCGTACCCATTTCGTGGATGGCATCGCCCGGTACCGTCCGACTAATGGCATCGTAGGTTGAGATATCCGTTGCGCCGGCAGCTTCTAACATTTCACCCGCAGAATCTTTCATGTCTTTCCGCATCGCCAATTCATTTTCGCCGAACGCCGCGCTCACATGCAGAAGCGGAATACCCCATTGATCCGTTTTTTCGCTGTCGAGGTATACATGGTTATCATAATTTGGCAGCATCTCACCAAATGCATTGATGGACATACGCCATGGTCCCGGCGTGCGCAATTTTTCTTTGAGCTCAGCGCCCATGCCCAATTCGCTGCTACCGCGCCCCCAGCCAATTCTGCTTGCCCCGCCGCCATAATGGAAGCCGCGGATGTAATCATCACGGTCTGTATCACCGCCAACATTTCTGAACCTTGGGATGTACGTAGGAGCCGGCCGGTTGCCAATGTAGTACTTGTCTTCCATGCCAGGTAAAATTCCTGAACCGCCGACACGGAAATGGTGATCCATCAAATAGTGGCCCAGGGTACCGCTCGAGTTGGCAAGACCATCAGGGAAGCGTGGGCTCTTGGAATTCAACAAGATCTGTGTGCTGCCTAATGCTGAGGCGCACAGGAAGACTACTTTACTGTAGAATTCGATCATCTCTTTTGAATGATGATCTATGACGCGGACACCAACAGCGCGGTCCGTTTGTTCGTCAAAAATAACGCTATGCACAACACTGTCGGGACGCAGTGTCAGGTTGCCTGTTGCCTGTGCTGCCGGCAACGTTGTGCTTTGGGTGCTGAAGTAAGAACCCGTCAAGCACCCACGCGGACAGTTGCCGCAATAGTGACAGGCAGGCCGTCCGTTTAAGGCTTCTGTCAGAATGGCCATTGGGAAGATGGTCATTGTGCGACCGGGAAAACTGTCCTCAATACACTTGCGGAAGTATTTCTCACCGGCATTCAACTCCATGGGTTTTTGAAAAACGCCGTCTTTGATCGCCCGGCTTTTCATCGGCTCACCGTTTACCCCGATGAAACGTTCTACATAGTCGTACCAGGGCGCAATGTCGTCATAGCGGATGGGCCAGTCGATTCCCATGCCATCTTTTGCCGGCGCTTCAAAATCCATTGGACTCCAGCGCGGCACTCCGCGGCCCCAGATCAGCGAACGCCCACCTACCTGGTCGCCGCGTACCCAGATAAAGGGTTTGTCTTCTACGTAAGGCTGCTCTGAATCTTTTACGTGGAAATGTTTGGTTGCTTCGCTGATTGCCCCGCTTCGGTACTGGACTGGGTAGACGTTTTCTATCTCGTCTGGTGTCATCCGGCCGCGGTTTGGGAGTTCCCAGACACGCTTGCTCTGCGTGGGATAGTCGCCGTGTTCTTGTGCACGGCCCCGTTCGAGTAACAGCGTTTTTAATCCTTTTTCGGTCAGTTCTTTGGCAGCCCAGCCGCCGGAGACGCCAGAGCCTACTACAATAGCGTCGTACGTTTCTTTCTTGATAATGGAGAAGCCCTTCATGCTGCAATAAGGTTATCGGTGAGATTTCTGGCCGGGCTGTATCCGGCACACTGATCGTTGGGGTGGTGGTTGGCCTACGTTCGCTTCGTCAGGACCAGGCGCGTCCAATTTCTTCAAACGGAACGTCACCGCGGTATTGGCCGCTCGGGTTGACAGACAGTTCTTGCGTAGCGCCAACTTCCGACGTGTAAAAGCCGGAGACCGTAAGTATTTTCAGCCGGCGGAAAAAGGCCTTGCTGTTTTCAACGCCTGCCTGTGCATGGGCGGCGCGTTCGTTGTCACTTTTTTCTTCCTCGTCAAGGAATGCAGCACGATCGAGCGTATTCAACAAGGCAAACTGCTGACCATGGTCACACTTTATAAAGCCTTTTCCATATTGCTCTTCAGCCCATGCATCCACGCTGGCAAGCCCATCCAGAAAAGCCTTTTGTTCTTCAGCATCATAAAATGTTGTCAGCATGGCATCGATGTAAGCGCCAACCTGCGCGGTTTTTGCGCCCGGCGTGTCCGTTTCCGGGATGATATGCTCGCTCATCACTTCCAACACATTGAACTGCGATGATGACAAGGTTTTTAGTGGGCCATCGGTGGGTTGGCAGCCACTCAGGATGCCGGCCATCGTTGGGCCGGTAATCGCAACGCCGACAACGGCGGAGATTCGTTTCACGGCAGCTCTTCTATCCATAGCTCGCTCGGTGTGATTGGTAGTTGACGGAGGAATTAATTGGTGGTGGCCTAAGATACTATCTCGGGCAGGTTATTGGCAATACAGTAACCAGGAAGGCAAAAATATTCGCCGGGTAAACCGCCTTTTTAGCCTTGCTTGGACTGATTTAGCGACCGGTTAAAATTAATGCTAGAAAAATAGCATTTTTTCTTGACATGCCTGCATCTTTCCTTTATGTTTACCCGTAGGTGCTAGTATTCTAGCATTTACAACAGGCATCTTTAACCTGGAACGTAACGATGAAAGACAAAAACTCTCCCATGGATCTGGGGGCCCGTGAGCGTCAAATCATGACCTTTATTTACCGTAAGGGGGCAGCGACAGCTGCTGAGGTCATGGAAGGCATTGCAAATCCGCCCAGCTATTCCGGCGTCCGGGCCATGTTGCGCATCCTGGAGGAGAAGGGACACCTCAAGCATCACAAAGAAGGGGCGCGGTATGTGTATTCGCCGACCATTACGTCTGCTGAGGCCGGCCGTTCTGCGATTGATTATATGATCCAGGCTTTTTTTAGCGGCTCTGCTGAACGGGCCGTAGCTGCATTGCTCGATCACAAAGGGGATGAGCTTTCGGAAACCGATCTCAACCGCCTCTCTTCCATGATTGAACGCGCCAAACAACAGGAGGACTAACCATGCAAGCACTACTTGAATCTACATTATTATCGGCCAACATGAGCCCCTGGATTGCCAATCTGATGCTCCTGTTTTTCAAAGGTGTATTGGTACTTTCTGCAACATGGATTATTGCTTACGCTTTGCGGGGCAGTGCTGCTGCTGTGCGCTATACTGTATGGTGCGCCGGCCTCTTGAGCCTGATGCTGCTCCCGGTCCTTTCCAGCGTGCTTCCGGCATGGCACCTCGATTACCTTGCTGACCTATCTGTTGAAGAAATCGACAGGGCTGTGACTACAACACCGCCGGCTGATGCTATCCCAATGCCCTCCGTCACAGAAGAGGCCTTGCCTCCTGATGTTGATTCATCAGACGAAGAAGCTTTGTTGCCACCCACGCAATCCGCTACACCTGATGGGGCAGATACGTCTTGGGCTGCCAGCCTTTCAGCCTACTTTAAAGGGCTGAATTTTCACTGGACAACGTGGGCATTTGTGATCTGGTTGTTGGGCGTTTTTGTAGCCCTGACGCGGCTTGCTCTGGCACACGCCGGCGCTACGCTCCTCGTCCGTAAATCGGAACTCGTACACGACGAAGACTGGCAATTGCTGGCAGAGCGGGTAACGAAGCGCCTGGGTATTGAAGGGTATGTGCGCCTGCGCAAAAGTGCCTGGACTGCCGTGCCGATGAGTGTTGGTATTCTGCGGCCTGTTGTCGTTTTACCTGAAAATGCCAATGAATGGGATGAAGCGCAGCGCCGCACCGTAATGTACCACGAGATGGCCCATGTGAAGCGACGCGATTGCCTTTTACATCTGTTGACACAAATTACCTGTGCGCTCTACTGGTTCAATCCGCTGGTCTGGGTTGCTGCCCGACAGTTGATGATTGAGCGTGAAAGAGCCTGCGATGATCTGGTACTGGAAGCCGGCGTGGAAGCTGCCAGTTATGCTGAAACATTGCTCCAGACTGCCCGGCAGATAAAAAGTGCTGAGTGGTCGAACCTCGCTACCCTTTCCATGGCCCGTCAGTCTCAACTTGAAGGCCGCCTACTTTCGATACTAGATCCTATGCGTAGAAGAAACTTAAACAAAGCCAGCCTTGTGCTCTCTGTATTTATGGTTGCCTGTATTGTACTGCCATTGGCGGTAATGCAGCCGGCAACTGCCCAACGGGTATCCGATATTCCCCAGTCAATTGCCAGTGCGCCGGCTGTAGCGCCTGTATTACCGGGAATTACCAGCGCAGCACCTGTATTTGCGCCAACACCAAACCGTTTGGCTTCTCCCGTACCAGTAATTGTCCCAACAAACCCTGCCGCAGCTCCTGTGGCGACGTTGCCTGACAGGTATCCTGCCAGTCCTGCACCAGTAATGCTGCCGGGACCAATTGCCACCTTTCCCGGGAAAATCAGTGAATCCGATATGTTAATGTCTGATGTGATGATTGACTCACTGTCAATCGACCAGATCATTCAGTTGCGTAAATACGGGATTGATGCTGATTTCATCACAGAACTGAAGGAGCTTGGATATACCGAGCTATCGTATTCAACCCTGGTTCGCCTTGGGAAGTATGGTGCAAGAGCCTCGTACATCAGAAAGATGCGCGACGCCGGCTATACAACCCAGAGCCTGGATGCGTACGCAGAAATGAGCAAGTATGGCGTGAATCCTGATTATGTTGCGATGATCAATGAGCTGGGATACACAGGCCTATCCGCTGATGAACTGACTAGACTCTCTAAATATGGCGTTGATCTTGAGCTTGTTGAAATGCTTGACGCGTATGGGTATGACAACCTTGACGTAGACGACCTCGTGAATGCCCGGAAGTATGGTGTGCAGCCTGATCTAATCGAAGCGTTGGGCAAATATGATTACAAAAACCTCGACCTTGACGATCTGATTCGAGCCAGTAAGTACGGCGTCAATGCACGGACACTCGATTGGATGAATGAAAACGGTTATGGTGACGCAAGCCTGAATGATGTCATAGATGCCTCGAAATATGGCGTGCGCCCTGATCTGGCGTCAGATCTAAAAGAAGCCGGGTATGATCTTTCACTGGATGAATTGATTCAGGCAAGCAAATATGGTGTAAGTGGTAGCCTGGTTAAATCGCTTAATAGCTACGGCTATGAGAACCTGACGGCTGATGAGCTGATCAGTGCGAGCAAGTACGGCGTGCAAGATCGTGTGATGGAATCGTTGATCAAATACGGCTACCGCGACTTATCGTTGAATGAAGTGATTTCGCTATCGAAGTACGGCGTAGACAACCGATATCTGCAGGAAATGAGCGAGTTAGGTATGGACCTTGACGCTGATGACCTGATTCGAATGCGCAAATACGGTGTGGATGCCCGGTACATTAAAGAACTCAAAGCCGCCGGCATCGACGAAATCTCTGTCGAAAAGTTGATCGATATGCGCAAGCATGGTGTAGATGCCGACTTCATCAAGTCTCTCAAAGACAACTAACGTACAAACACGTTAGGCTGCAGTGTACCCTGTCGGAAGATGTACATGCTGCAACACACAAACCTGACTGGTTCAATGAAAAGAACATTATACGCCCTTGCAACCCTTTTACTGATGGGTGGGGCAACAACACAATACCTGGCAAATGCTGCGTCTAATGAAGCAGATACACAGCCGGCCCAATCGACCCGCTCAGCGGACATCACGGGTACCTGGATTGCTGAATTCCAGGAGCACAAGTGGCGCGGCGTTTCTGAAACGCTTTGGATTACCATGCGTGCCAACACGAAACGCGACCGTCACGGCTTTAATTTCACCATTCCGCTCAAGGACCTTGATGGTTTGGCTATTTCTCGCGGGCACAACGGGAAATCGAGCGTTGCGTTTCAACTGCCGCGCGAAGCTGGCGTGTTTGCCTTCGATGGCCAGTTTGTGGATGACGCTGGCTCAGGGACGTTCGATTTTACGATAAGCGAAACGTATGTCCGCGACATGGGCCGGCTTGGGTACAAGTCGCTCGGACAAGACAAGTTGCTCCAATTGGCGATCCACGACGTGACGACCAGCTTCGTTAAAGAACTCGACAAACTCGGATTTGCCGATCTGAGTTACGATGATCTGCTGGCCTCTGCCATTCACGGATTGACGCCGGAATATATCCGCGATATTCGCCGGTTTGGATACAAAGATATTACCCATGATGAGTTTATCGCGATGCGCATTCATGGCGTCACCGTCGAGTATATCGAAGAAATGGCTGCCCTTGGGTTTAGCGACCTGCCTTATGATGAACTATTGGCTGCACGTATCCATGGCGTATCTACCGATTTTGTTGGGGAATTTCAGGAGATCGGTTTCAACCTGAAATCGCTCGACAAGCTTGTTGAGTTGCGTATCCATGGTGTGAGCCCGGCCTACGTACAATCATTTGTAGATGCCGGCTATGACAATGCACCGCTGAAGGAATACGTGCAGATGCGTATTCATGGCGTGAGCGAGCAGTTTGTTGAGACAATGGGGAAACTGGGATATGACAACGTATCGATGGACAAGCTGGTCGAGATGAAAATCCACGGTGTGACCAGTTCGTACGTTTCCGAACTGGCAGATCTGGGCTATAAAAATATTCCGGTCAACAAGCTCGTTGAGATGCGCATTCATGGTGTAAGCGCGTCATTCGTACGCGAAGTAAAAGAAGCCGGCTACACCCCGCGCGTGAACAAGCTTATTGAAATGCGTATCCACGGCGTGAGTCCACGCATGTTGAAGGCAACCAAAGGATAGGCTGTATTCAGCACCTGAATACAAATAAGGCCGGCTACCATAGCCGGCCTTATTAATTTTCAGCACCTAGCGGAAAAAGAAACGGGCAAGTAGTACCAGATCCGGCGAGCCGTCATCGACACCAATTCCGAATGCCGGCCTGAGTCGATTGCCGCCGTTTAGCCGGTAGTCCGCGCCAAACGTTAGCAGTGCACTGTCCATGTCTGTCAGAAAGTTGAGTTCTGCAAGAAATTGCAGATCAGGATCTGTTTGCCAGACGAGGCCGCCGGCAAGGCGCAGGGAATAGTCGTAATCATCACCCTGTTCGAGGAATTCGATGCCAAACACACCCGTAATGGCAAGGGTAGGGTTTGTGGCATGACGGAGTGCCCCAAACACCCTGACATCAACGTCCCCCTGTCCAACGTCTTCATCACCTACAGGAAGGGTGAGTCCACCGCCCACGGATATGTCCGTGTTGTTATCTGACGAAATCAGGTACCGGCCCGTAACGCCTATGTCTGAGAGGCCGTTGAGATTGTCACCAAATTCCCGATCCACCGAGATATAAACAAGATCGACGCCCAGTTCAAAAGCCCGGCCAAGCCGAAATCCCAACTGCGCGCCGACATCAAGCACATTGGCGCCGTCGAAGTCGGCATAGTTCAGGCCGGCATCCCCATAAAAGCCGCCAACATGTGAGCCGTCTCTGAAAAAATTTTGAAATGTTCTTGCATCAGGTTGCGCTTCTGCTGTCAATGCAAAACTAAGCAGGATACCGCAATAAAGCAGTCTTTGCATAATTCGAATTATTCCCATTGATGGAAGTGGACTCGCAAGATACGGTAGGTGTGGTAAAGAAGGGGTCCTTTTCTGCAGGATACCTCCATAACCGGGCCATTTTGCGATGCCTTTCTGCTATGGTTCGAATATGAGGAGCTAATCTGCTAAATTGAGTTAATTGACCACCAAACCAGCGCTGGCCCCAGTGATGGCGCCAACCTCGGCGGCCTTGATGGTGTGCAGACCTGCACTACCAGAAACTGGGTGTTGCGGCAGGGCAGGGGCATCGCGACTGGAAGGCTTACCTTAACACCGTTGCTATGGGAGACTAAGTCGGCGTTGACGCACGCGACCGCATTGGCTCCGGACCCTGGTATAACGCGAAAGGCGTTGAAGTTGCCAGCAGCGTTGCCAACCTCCACAGGGATAATAATAACCTGACCAAAGCCACTGTACTTACGGAAATAGGCGATGAAATGAATGGCCGGGGAGATGACCCCAACCGGCATGACATCCTTACAGGCGCTGAGCTTGATGGTACAGCGTTCGACGGGGAAGGAGACAGCACGTGTTCAAACTGGATGATTAACGGCGAAGGAAGCGCGCTGGTAGGACATCACGACCGCACAGGCGGTGGCGATAATCCCACTTCGTGGCATTCAGCCCACGGCTCCCGTGGATGCAGCCAGCAAAACCTGCAAGACACAGGGGGCGATGGCCTTTTCTATTGTTTTGCTGCGGACTGATATGGGTCTGCATACGAATCAACAGCTTTGTTGATATCGCATCGGGGATGTAGGCGCAATCCAGCGCCTGGATCCCCGTTTTTTTGCTCCATTAATTGCCCAGAGCCCGTTACATCACTTATTGCGATACAGCCTGCTGCGTGTACACGGGCGCGAGCCGGAAACAAGAAGATGAGGAGTAAT includes:
- a CDS encoding GMC family oxidoreductase, with protein sequence MKGFSIIKKETYDAIVVGSGVSGGWAAKELTEKGLKTLLLERGRAQEHGDYPTQSKRVWELPNRGRMTPDEIENVYPVQYRSGAISEATKHFHVKDSEQPYVEDKPFIWVRGDQVGGRSLIWGRGVPRWSPMDFEAPAKDGMGIDWPIRYDDIAPWYDYVERFIGVNGEPMKSRAIKDGVFQKPMELNAGEKYFRKCIEDSFPGRTMTIFPMAILTEALNGRPACHYCGNCPRGCLTGSYFSTQSTTLPAAQATGNLTLRPDSVVHSVIFDEQTDRAVGVRVIDHHSKEMIEFYSKVVFLCASALGSTQILLNSKSPRFPDGLANSSGTLGHYLMDHHFRVGGSGILPGMEDKYYIGNRPAPTYIPRFRNVGGDTDRDDYIRGFHYGGGASRIGWGRGSSELGMGAELKEKLRTPGPWRMSINAFGEMLPNYDNHVYLDSEKTDQWGIPLLHVSAAFGENELAMRKDMKDSAGEMLEAAGATDISTYDAISRTVPGDAIHEMGTARMGRDPKDSVLNGWNQAHDVPNLFVTDGACMTSSACQNPSITYMALTARACDYAVESMKRGEL
- a CDS encoding gluconate 2-dehydrogenase subunit 3 family protein, which codes for MDRRAAVKRISAVVGVAITGPTMAGILSGCQPTDGPLKTLSSSQFNVLEVMSEHIIPETDTPGAKTAQVGAYIDAMLTTFYDAEEQKAFLDGLASVDAWAEEQYGKGFIKCDHGQQFALLNTLDRAAFLDEEEKSDNERAAHAQAGVENSKAFFRRLKILTVSGFYTSEVGATQELSVNPSGQYRGDVPFEEIGRAWS
- a CDS encoding BlaI/MecI/CopY family transcriptional regulator → MKDKNSPMDLGARERQIMTFIYRKGAATAAEVMEGIANPPSYSGVRAMLRILEEKGHLKHHKEGARYVYSPTITSAEAGRSAIDYMIQAFFSGSAERAVAALLDHKGDELSETDLNRLSSMIERAKQQED
- a CDS encoding M56 family metallopeptidase gives rise to the protein MQALLESTLLSANMSPWIANLMLLFFKGVLVLSATWIIAYALRGSAAAVRYTVWCAGLLSLMLLPVLSSVLPAWHLDYLADLSVEEIDRAVTTTPPADAIPMPSVTEEALPPDVDSSDEEALLPPTQSATPDGADTSWAASLSAYFKGLNFHWTTWAFVIWLLGVFVALTRLALAHAGATLLVRKSELVHDEDWQLLAERVTKRLGIEGYVRLRKSAWTAVPMSVGILRPVVVLPENANEWDEAQRRTVMYHEMAHVKRRDCLLHLLTQITCALYWFNPLVWVAARQLMIERERACDDLVLEAGVEAASYAETLLQTARQIKSAEWSNLATLSMARQSQLEGRLLSILDPMRRRNLNKASLVLSVFMVACIVLPLAVMQPATAQRVSDIPQSIASAPAVAPVLPGITSAAPVFAPTPNRLASPVPVIVPTNPAAAPVATLPDRYPASPAPVMLPGPIATFPGKISESDMLMSDVMIDSLSIDQIIQLRKYGIDADFITELKELGYTELSYSTLVRLGKYGARASYIRKMRDAGYTTQSLDAYAEMSKYGVNPDYVAMINELGYTGLSADELTRLSKYGVDLELVEMLDAYGYDNLDVDDLVNARKYGVQPDLIEALGKYDYKNLDLDDLIRASKYGVNARTLDWMNENGYGDASLNDVIDASKYGVRPDLASDLKEAGYDLSLDELIQASKYGVSGSLVKSLNSYGYENLTADELISASKYGVQDRVMESLIKYGYRDLSLNEVISLSKYGVDNRYLQEMSELGMDLDADDLIRMRKYGVDARYIKELKAAGIDEISVEKLIDMRKHGVDADFIKSLKDN